A genomic segment from Lates calcarifer isolate ASB-BC8 linkage group LG13, TLL_Latcal_v3, whole genome shotgun sequence encodes:
- the srp19 gene encoding signal recognition particle 19 kDa protein, whose protein sequence is MIITESARTMAHLTQNPADKERFICVYPVYINSKKTLAEGRRIPTEKAVENPSCAEIRDVLTAAGLNVYVENKMHPREWNRDVQFRGRVRVQLKQEDGSLCQDKFSSRKDVMFYVAEMIPKLKTRTQKSGGGDTSSQQGEGGKKSKKKKK, encoded by the exons ATGATAATAACAGAATCCGCCAGAACAATGGCTCATCTCACTCAGAACCCTGCTGATAAAGAGAG GTTCATCTGCGTCTATCCAGTCTACATCAACAGTAAGAAGACTCTGGCCGAAGGACGGAGGATCCCCACAGAGAAG gctgTGGAGAACCCGTCCTGCGCTGAGATCAGAGACGTCCTGACGGCCGCTGGGCTGAACGTCTATGTGGAG aacAAAATGCATCCCAGAGAGTGGAACAGAGACGTCCAGTTCAGAGGTCGAGTCAGAGTTCAGCTGAAGCAGGAAGACGGCAGCCTGTGTCAGGACAAGTTCAGCTCCC gtAAAGACGTGATGTTTTACGTCGCGGAGATGATCCCCAAACTGAAAACCCGGACAcagaagagtggaggaggagacacCAGCTCTcagcagggggagggagggaagaagagcaagaaaaagaagaaatag
- the LOC108875257 gene encoding uncharacterized protein LOC108875257, producing MAGQKQSWRTLQLLILFSLLGLTVEFEVKEDDWEELSPDIAALHHLKDLSAHMFRERIKEPSKSRDTSKHGARVARSSSGLDTDQNPMSLLEGFQGGDNFTAYFIDKEQDFETFMADFDEQKKQDWLLSASEISHSYTQKFLIMTDKEKSTIDRVQQEYSMDPLYSVIVSKDCLYNESCLPKADGYTVVKIFGKVSEDGQSVSGLSGSSLAELMLKPSLEAAPVFSLDGNTTTDFQHNFIRVFLVRGSNKVLETNQDNHQIYQVMDQPDSVSSYRIPQRPVDHTTQYDHQQILILEDNPAVRKAATYLYEKHPKVSSVYILDQNQRPKLIRGDPEPLSEGSRLVLVGHGGRDSSGEMKLAGYRAQDVAKIIQRTSRVSDTIKTTSVVGCELGSDKVFIETLLRELHETANIQTELHLRDAVIQVTHTGQKITQEITPDGTQWRHKDDSKKVVATLDRNGEVVIRNEAGSKGEAVFTNERNLLMVNLFKRPNVRFLKYRTDWPQYPRKFIHPAWQGQIGNYNLEALTWAFFHPHQLPPNKVNINNINLMRQYIMRNIRVPNEIKWIVDMQILKDVLSKCYKIESGKDVRNIIRHYAKTGEDEPTYLMVDDWILVVDPQTLYVYPVGKKLDNNQIGDEKKINKVKDSITDQIGKEKYPDMRKAILGDKTSPEEIRKIKESYVQHVKDIFLGDHTTRLPLSTEAWFTTYFTASVISESARNFRTFPLVLMALSMAESSDNNIREKGLNFFFENHPMARGRSWIDPSRRGFSGSATHEDSSKLSNNNPRTEGQLIYDLKHVLLLEHDILTKCTECNTPEWMAGMAQKYKIFEDSSNTDVFLEGYRDFKEKTPSGDEPPASGPLGGYEDGSVTSQDLNSASELENSFRLEDYFSRASASFSEEVHSQLKAKYGERLAELHVREGSARIENGQFICQLVSKGTDAEPVEFRAELSPESQEYTEKMLKSIDTAVHDMETHSPESSHQVSKYVEHTGTAVGALGLMLGMKGAVHAFEQGDIKDGVVGTLQTAHGVTAMTTSVIAKQALSSETRIGRAAGAIMRNPAMKGTMKVMPIVGIGFGIYNFEQDLERGDTLGYIDAAFDGGMIFLDVVETVQPELAPFIVPINLALSAVRMAFDDVYMGIQNELNSLPKDAGVLDKLVAVYVGYRKGIDHFAIHVASVFYDWRHDEIEEGRKLVAQISDYKEYYRVTKEKDGTKAIDFSGGGSSWNGGGIYFCLADQGQSEFCMNYFVSSDESSGRRCWNIDTQGSNDIILGLGESHQLEYKTLQKKVLMLIPAGSVEVVSGYKALSYSRYGIYKGNRDANRFFAVQESEDKHVIELMLSYYYQLYGEPGDDIFFLGPQRSYAEGSGGKDTYVIPDNGGKTIINNYDPSKAQDTLHFSADYSHISVSKSGDDAVLMYEGSHTVIIQNWFLGELYRHMNMMSGDGVLFEISSTVVTSVQLVATGINKMFKKQGETVNTSQPLLRTVTNIFGSQYDDVLIGNGEKNLIDGGGGRDRLIGGEGEDIYMVKNSKQSSVRIENYSRDNETDLAIIEANLHTLKVRVEGSNVILNAVHDTTTIQVTLVNWFRSPEDRHLLIITKDLITFTVSYNKADCQQKDPFIKCIKSQRIDYSSSTSRLEVDLQEDEALNSVTEVRGSNFNDIIRGNKEHNVFVPGRGDDFIQGRGGEDWYIITPGQGVKTINNQSPDLTLDVLFLKEQYEHVTCSCEGQSIILLVNGRRSVILQKWFESKNYQHLQIKTSDGITAGLMSNLSSCGSKSLMLPLTVDYRNQKPEQLHSVQTQIQKRSISVVEQPKCFTYRNKNSDEKILCGLEGKVMMMNKVESVKEMYGSPGFDIMVGNSKENLLDPYTGGALMSGGEGKDTYIIKHGYGTNLMIDNFAEDQIIDTVLVDMDFVDGSEVALNSSSTGDLDVMITTNGEQLKLTLLSYTEGYQHQHLEFQSSDGVNFKLKLLNSTGDVPLFEIEAFKVTLKQSQTDCRLDLSSQRNLSKVHTVQGCPSQSNDILGNDEDNALIGGWKDDALDGGQGDDTLIGGNGADLMIGGLGDDTLYGEDGDDTMMGNSGSDVFIPGPGADLMDGGPGRDTVLYRGDHEKGKGVYVNLLTGQGRYADAEGDVLKDVETVIGSIYSDILVSGYESSLLKGSDGDDILVSTGGDYLVGGDGNDIYILGFQRGSVTIDNCAKDNATDVLYLGSGSPLAFDCQILPDRVLLTFFGLNQAVVNIALEGWISDEYKCGHLVLVFREAEVSVDRLLQECQLKQREEVEIMSHKLSHLYQSCHEQLVHVDDLWNIQF from the exons ATGGCGGGACAGAAGCAGAGCTGGAGgactctgcagctcctgatCCTCTTCAGCCTCCTCGGCCTCACTGTAGAGTTTG AGGTGAAAGAGGATGATTGGGAAGAGCTCAGCCCCGACATCGCTGCACTTCATCACCTCAAAGACCTGTCTGCACACATGTTTCGTGAAAGGATCAAGGAACCTTCGAAATCCAG GGACACATCCAAGCATGGAGCCAGAGTTGCAAGATCCAGTAGTGG GCTGGACACTGACCAAAACCCCATGAGTCTGCTGGAAGGATTTCAGGGTGGTGACAACTTCACTGCATATTTCATTGACAAGGAGCAG GACTTTGAGACCTTCATGGCAGATTTTgatgaacagaagaaacaagACTGGCTGCTAAGTGCATCTGAGATCTCACACAGCTACACTCAAAAATTTCTGATCATGactgacaaagaaaagtcaACGATTGACAGAGTCCAGCAGGAATACAGCATGGATCCTCTTTACTCAGTAATAGTCAGTAAAGATTGTCTGTACAATGAATCATGTTTACCAAAAGCAGACGGCTACACTGTAGTGAAAATATTTGGAAAGGTTTCAGAAGATGGACAAAGTGTGTCTGGGCTTTCTGGTTCATCACTTGCAGAGCTGATGTTGAAACCATCACTTGAAGCTGCCCCAGTGTTCTCCCTGGACggaaacacaaccacagactTCCAGCATAACTTCATTCGGGTTTTTCTGGTCCGTGGCAGCAACAAAGTCTTAGAAACTAACCAGGATAATCACCAGATTTACCAGGTCATGGATCAACCTGACTCAGTTTCCAGCTACCGAATTCCACAAAGACCAGTTGATCACACCACACAGTACGACCACCAGCAGATCCTCATTCTGGAAGATAATCCTGCAGTCAGAAAAGCTGCTACTTATCTTTATGAAAAGCATCCAAAGGTCAGCTCTGTCTACATTCTTGATCAAAACCAAAGACCAAAACTGATCCGTGGGGACCCAGAGCCACTGTCAGAGGGCAGCAGACTGGTCCTGGTAGGTCATGGAGGAAGAGACAGCTCAGGAGAGATGAAACTGGCTGGGTACAGAGCCCAGGATGTGGCCAAAATCATTCAAAGAACCTCCAGAGTCAGTGATACAATCAAAACAACAAGTGTGGTGGGATGTGAGCTTGGATCAGATAAAGTTTTCATTGAGACCCTGCTGAGAGAGCTCCATGAAACTGCCAACATCCAGACAGAGCTGCACCTGAGGGATGCTGTGATCCAGGTCACTCACACAGGACAGAAAATTACCCAGGAAATCACTCCAGATGGGACACAATGGAGACACAAAGATGACAGCAAGAAAGTGGTGGCAACTCTTGACAGGAATGGAGAAGTAGTTATTAGAAATGAGGCTGGCAGTAAAGGAGAGGCAGTTTTTACCAATGAAAGAAACCTTCTAATGGTTAACTTATTTAAACGTCCTAATGTACGGTTTCTCAAGTACAGAACTGACTGGCCACAATATCCAAGGAAATTTATACACCCAGCATGGCAGGGGCAAATTGGAAATTATAACCTTGAGGCCTTGACCTGGGCATTCTTTCATCCACACCAACTCCCTCCCAATAAagtaaacatcaacaacatcaactTAATGAGACAATACATAATGCGAAACATAAGAGTACCCAATGAAATTAAATGGATAGTAGATATGCAGATATTAAAGGATGTTCTCTCAAAGTGCTATAAGATTGAATCAGGAAAAGATGTTAGAAACATTATCCGTCACTACGCAAAGACTGGAGAAGATGAGCCCACATATCTGATGGTTGATGACTGGATATTAGTTGTAGATCCTCAAACTCTGTACGTGTACCCAGTTGGAAAAAAACTTGACAACAATCAAATtggagatgagaaaaaaatcaacaaagttAAGGACAGTATTACTGATCAGATAGGTAAAGAAAAATACCCTGACATGCGAAAAGCCATTCTAGGTGATAAAACCAGTCcagaagaaataagaaagatAAAAGAGAGTTATGTTCAACATGTGAAAGATATTTTTCTTGGTGATCACACAACTCGCCTACCTCTGTCCACTGAGGCCTGGTTCACCACATATTTCACTGCATCAGTTATATCTGAATCTGCCAGAAATTTCAGGACATTTCCTCTGGTGCTGATGGCTCTGAGTATGGCTGAAAGCTCAGACAACAATATCAGAGAGAAAGGACTGAATTTCTTTTTTGAAAACCACCCGATGGCAAGAGGAAGGAGTTGGATTGACCCAAGCAGGCGTGGATTTAGTGGCTCAGCAACACATGAAGATTCCAGCAAGTTGAGTAATAACAATCCTAGAACAGAGGGTCAGTTAATATATGACCTTAAACATGTCCTACTCTTAGAACATGACATACTCACAAAGTGTACCGAATGTAATACACCAGAATGGATGGCTGGCATGGCACAAAAATATAAGATATTTGAAGATAGTTCAAATACAGATGTATTCTTAGAAGGTTACAGagatttcaaagaaaaaacaccatCTGGAGATGAACCTCCAGCATCTGGACCATTAGGAGGTTATGAGGATGGCTCTGTAACATCACAAGACTTGAATTCTGCCTCAGAGTTAGAGAATTCCTTCAGACTTGAAGATTATTTCTCCAGGGCATCTGCATCATTTTCTGAAGAAGTCCACAGCCAACTGAAAGCAAAATATGGTGAAAGACTGGCAGAGCTGCATGTGAGGGAGGGCAGTGCCAGAATAGAAAATGGACAGTTCATATGTCAGCTGGTGTCCAAGGGTACTGATGCTGAACCTGTCGAGTTTAGGGCTGAGTTATCTCCAGAGAGTCAAgaatacactgaaaaaatgttgaAGAGCATCGACACAGCAGTTCATGACATGGAGACGCACAGTCCAGAATCCTCCCATCAAGTCAGCAAGTATGTAGAGCACACTGGGACGGCTGTTGGTGCATTAGGCCTCATGCTGGGGATGAAAGGAGCTGTTCATGCTTTTGAACAGGGCGACATCAAAGATGGTGTGGTGGGAACTTTGCAAACAGCTCATGGAGTGACAGCTATGACGACATCCGTTATTGCAAAACAAGCcctgtcctcagagacaagaatcGGCAGAGCTGCAGGAGCAATCATGAGAAACCCTGCAATGAAGGGCACCATGAAAGTTATGCCAATAGTGGGAATTGGATTTGGGATATACAATTTTGAACAAGACTTGGAGAGAGGTGACACACTGGGATACATTGACGCTGCCTTTGATGGAGGTATGATTTTTTTGGATGTTGTTGAAACTGTTCAGCCTGAACTGGCACCATTTATAGTGCCTATAAACCTGGCTCTATCAGCAGTTCGGATGGCCTTTGATGATGTTTATATGGGCATCCAGAATGAACTGAACAGCCTCCCAAAGGATGCTGGAGTTTTAGATAAACTGGTGGCTGTGTATGTTGGCTATAGAAAAGGTATTGATCATTTTGCAATCCATGTGGCTAGTGTGTTTTATGATTGGCGTCACGATGAAATTGAAGAGGGACGCAAACTTGTTGCTCAGATATCAGACTACAAAGAATATTACAGAGTTACAAAGGAAAAGGATGGAACAAAAGCCATTGATTTTAGTGGTGGTGGTTCCTCTTGGAATGGAGGAGGTATTTACTTCTGCCTCGCTGATCAGGGTCAGTCTGAGTTCTGCATGAACTATTTTGTATCTAGTGATGAGAGTTCTGGGAGGAGGTGTTGGAACATCGATACACAAGGAAGCAATGATATCATTCTTGGCCTGGGAGAGTCACATCAATTAGAGTATAAGACACTACAGAAAAAAGTACTCATGCTCATACCAGCCGGGTCTGTGGAAGTGGTTTCAGGTTATAAAGCTCTGTCATATTCAAGATATGGAATATACAAGGGAAACAGAGATGCTAATCGCTTTTTTGCAGTTCAGGAATCAGAGGACAAACATGTTATTGAACTGATGTTGAGTTACTATTATCAGCTTTATGGTGAACCAGGTGATGACATATTCTTCCTGGGTCCACAGAGAAGTTATGCTGAAGGCTCTGGTGGAAAAGACACGTACGTCATTCCTGACAATGGAGGGAAAACAATAATTAACAACTACGATCCTTCCAAAGCACAAGACACTCTCCATTTCAGTGCTGATTACAGTCACATTTCTGTGTCTAAATCTGGAGATGATGCAGTGTTAATGTATGAGGGCAGCCATACTGTCATCATACAAAACTGGTTTTTAGGGGAGCTGTATCGTCATATGAACATGATGTCAGGAGACGGAGTCTTATTTGAGATTTCCTCCACTGTGGTTACTTCTGTTCAGCTGGTGGCCACAGGAATTAACAAGATGTTTAAGAAACAGGGTGaaacagtgaacacatcacagcCACTTTTACGAACAGTTACAAACATCTTTGGGTCTCAGTATGATGACGTGCTCATTGGAAATGGAGAGAAGAATCTGatagatggaggaggaggtcgaGATCGTCTGATCGGTGGTGAAGGAGAAGACATATATATggtgaaaaacagcaaacagtctTCAGTGAGGATTGAGAATTACTCCAGAGACAATGAAACAGACCTGGCCATTATAGAAGCAAATCTTCACACTTTAAAAGTCAGAGTAGAAGGTAGCAATGTTATTCTGAACGCTGTCCATGACACAACAACCATCCAAGTGACTTTAGTGAACTGGTTCAGATCACCAGAAGACAGACACTTGCTCATCATCACGAAGGATCTGATCACTTTCACAGTCTCATATAACAAGGCTGACTGCCAGCAGAAAGATCCGTTCATCAAGTGCATAAAAAGTCAGAGAATTGACTACAGCAGCTCCACATCTCGTCTGGAGGTGGACCTTCAGGAGGACGAGGCTCTGAACAGTGTAACAGAGGTCCGTGGGTCAAATtttaatgacatcatcagagggAACAAAGAACACAATGTTTTTGTCCCAGGAAGAGGAGACGACTTCATtcaggggagaggaggagaggactggTACATTATCACACCAGGACAAGGAGTAAAAACCATCAACAATCAATCACCAGATCTGACCTTGGACGTTCTTTTCCTGAAAGAACAATATGAGCATGTAACATGTTCTTGTGAAGGACAGAGCATCATCCTTTTGGTAAACGGAAGGAGAAGTGTTATCTTACAGAAATGGTTTGAGTCAAAGAATTATCAGCACCTGCAGATCAAGACCAGTGATGGAATAACAGCTGGGCTGATGTCCAACCTCAGCAGCTGTGGCAGCAAGTCTTTAATGTTACCCTTAACTGTTGATTACAGAAACCAGAAACCTGAACAACTTCATTCAGTCCAAACACAAATCCAGAAACGATCAATCAGTGTAGTGGAACAGCCCAAGTGTTTCACATATAGAAATAAGAATTCAGATGAGAAGATCCTCTGTGGCCTCGAAGGcaaagtgatgatgatgaataaagtTGAGTCAGTGAAAGAAATGTATGGCTCCCCAGGTTTCGACATCATGGTTGGGAACAGCAAGGAGAATTTGCTTGATCCTTATACTGGGGGTGCACTGATGTCTGGAGGTGAAGGTAAAGACACTTACATCATCAAACATGGATATGGAACTAACTTAATGATTGATAACTTTGCAGAAGATCAGATTATTGACACTGTGTTGGTTGACATGGATTTCGTTGATGGCAGCGAAGTCGCACTGAACTCATCATCAACAGGAGATCTGGATGTGATGATCACAACAAATGGGGAACAATTAAAACTCACTCTGCTCAGCTACACTGAAGGTTACCAACACCAGCACCTGGAGTTTCAGAGCTCTGACGGAGTgaattttaaattgaaattacTAAACTCAACTGGAGATGTTCCTTTATTTGAGATTGAAGCTTTCAAAGTGACTCTGAAACAGTCGCAGACTGACTGCCGTTTGGACCTCAGCTCTCAGAGAAATCTGTCAAAGGTCCATACCGTTCAAGGCTGCCCCTCCCAGTCCAACGATATACTAGGTAATGATGAAGACAATGCTCTAATTGGTGGGTGGAAGGATGACGCCTTGGATGGAGGCCAAGGAGATGACACACTGATTGGAGGAAATGGAGCTGACCTCATGATTGGTGGTCTGGGAGATGACACTCTTTATGGCGAGGATGGAGATGACACGATGATGGGGAACTCCGGCAGTGACGTCTTCATTCCTGGACCAGGGGCAGATCTAATGGATGGAGGTCCTGGCAGAGACACTGTTCTGTACCGGGGCGATCATGAGAAGGGTAAAGGGGTTTATGTCAACCTGTTGACTGGACAAGGCCGCTATGCTGATGCTGAGGGGGACGTGTTGAAGGATGTGGAGACTGTGATCGGCTCCATCTACTCTGATATCTTGGTATCTGGTTATGAAAGTTCCCTTCTCAAAGGCTCTGATGGAGATGATATCTTGGTGTCCACTGGTGGTGATTACCTGGTCGGGGGTGATGGAAACGACATCTACATATTGGGTTTCCAACGTGGCTCAGTCACTATTGACAACTGTGCAAAGGACAACGCCACAGATGTCTTGTACTTAGGATCAGGGTCACCACTGGCATTTGACTGCCAGATTTTACCTGACAGAGTTCTCCTGACTTTCTTTGGATTAAACCAAGCAGTTGTTAACATTGCACTGGAAGGCTGGATCAGTGATGAATACAAATGTGGTCACCTGGTGTTGGTtttcagagaggcagaggtgtCGGTGGACAGGCTGCTACAAGAGTGTCagttaaaacagagagaagaggtcGAGATCATGAGTCACAAGTTGAGCCATCTGTATCAGTCTTGTCATGAACAGCTTGTTCATGTTGATGATTTGTGGAACATACAGTTTTGA
- the rsph14 gene encoding radial spoke head 14 homolog: MAGVLIDPTRAPVAFGRRAVPQLFEELQRPETGRRRRALASLCDLVHDPERLYQTVNGGFLEQLKVLLTDEDPSLRAKTCDLLHLLTAHSVGRQALLSSSILPPLSQLLNDSSSSCRRNVHQVLNRLAQLPAGADALLTLVPKLMLKLREEEEEEEEVQVLLLSTLSCCSRLDALPALASDGVSLLQRKLSHRSTNVRREAAAAMMALSVPEDGKRQVCEEAVLPVLVDLLQDEDVEVQANAAGVIMYTVVITTGKQQCLDLDVVPVLLHLASKKKEEEEEEDVERRRRRKALVMYSLRALTALAEAPDGRRLLLEQLPLLVERSEAAEEDRDIRRAALTAVRVVTWTP; encoded by the exons ATGGCCGGTGTCCTGATAGACCCGACCCGGGCCCCGGTGGCCTTCGGGCGGCGGGCGGTGCCTCAGCTGTTCGAGGAGCTGCAGCGGCCGGAGACCGGCAGGAGGCGGCGGGCTCTGGCTTCACTCTGCGACCTGGTCCACGACCCGGAGCGGCTCTACCAGACCGTTAACGGAG GTTTTCTGGAGCAGCTGAAGGTTTTGTTGACAGATGAAGATCCATCACTCAGAGCGAAGACCTGTGATCTGCTTCACCTGCTGACGGCCCACAGCGTCGGCAG acaggccctgctctcctcctccatcctccctcctctctctcagctgctgaaCGACTCCTCGTCCTCCTGCAGGAGAAACGTCCACCAAGTGTTGAACCGCCTCGCTCAGCTACCCGCAG GTGCAGACGCTCTCCTCACTCTGGTTCCTAAACTGATGCTGAagctcagagaggaggaggaggaggaggaggaggtgcaggtgCTGCTCCTCTCCaccctcagctgctgctccaggcTGGACGCTCTTCCTGCTCTGGCCTCCGACGGCGTCTCGCTGCTGCAACGGAAACTCTCCCACCGCTCCACGAACGTCCGCAGAGAGGCGGCAGCAGCCATGATGGCCCTCAG TGTTCCTGAGGACGGGAAGAGGCAGGTGTGTGAGGAGGCGGTCCTTCCTGTCCTGGTTGATCTGCTGCAGGACGAAGATGTCGAGGTTCAGGCCAACGCTGCAGGAGTCATCATGTACACTGTCGTCATCACCACAG gtaaGCAGCAGTGTCTGGATCTGGACGTCGTCCCCGTCCTCCTCCACCTGGCGTccaagaagaaagaggaggaggaagaggaggatgtggagaggaggaggaggaggaaggcccTCGTCATGTACTCCCTGCGCGCTCTGACTGCGCTGGCTGAGGCTCCGGATGGCCGCCGCCTCCTGCTGGAGCAGCTCCCCCTGCTGGTGGAGAGGAGCGAGGCGGCAGAGGAGGACCGGGACATCCGACGGGCCGCTCTGACCGCCGTCAGGGTCGTTACCTGGACCCCCTGA